In Aspergillus fumigatus Af293 chromosome 2, whole genome shotgun sequence, a genomic segment contains:
- the srbA gene encoding basic helix-loop-helix domain-containing protein, giving the protein MSTPGIGGDFQLFSPLESTRRISQGNSLSVDQSSTDVASQDWTQWMRWDDEQAFPETANASPSSPFDLAFISPSASSGREASDAMHKDFSPDISLDFKSPSLGFFPGGDLNTNVSPQPDHVGAGSLSVHSNSPLSSIGASRKRKTGSDDDGSTMTSMFKAKQAPSKKRAHNVIEKRYRANLNEKIAELRDSVPSLRASYKQANGNSGDDDDDGVTSASKLNKASILSKATEYIRHLEIRNKRLEEENTALKIRLRQLDKAADQIVTSAASVSSPSDCTVSTESGASSSPSVFSHAEDVPSDHSPTSSHPPEGLIKVPDAWKRMRAAGSNESPYSQSYIQYKKTDSHSSQSGGGRMRSHLPNKYMLGALAGLMVLEGLGTEKKTESTAKGLLAVPLNLLNRVQLPSEVYSSAAFQYFWSSWHARAISHFLMLAILVVGSAFIVFVYLFNSDPRRQYSASKVAPDVTLSSCNFRRQAWLTSIQRVGVPRHRFFHEWYVVTSRCFEYVLRCLLGWKLYSLVTGVTEEDEKGRVKTWDIAIDAQLAGGDAEISKSRLVLTIFAAGTLPRSPMRMMLKALHCRILMWRVGEPGSWTFNVSNDVARSLARYQWDLARKMNAALPKDHPDSLPSHLATLLKIDCDDVMIDTIIQRAANLTWNRPTQEGTDDDEALLDVVEEDPAIQSSLDALAAWWSSHLLQGALLRYFEASSGGPDAKKSRNVFKSKIKLALDVAPQPSAAHTRALVMMAVFFERDRVANIGSVLAALPKEKGKNKQNQASNFLDSSLPISVREEISTAVRCAMIAAIFNARATGDTSLPATFTVEKAIHWFNRLPLDPVELTLLEFAAVYHLLHILASDIDYLASSDSSAPPSPMSKASDMLSSSSDDGEDGASQRNNNIIPHPMPNLGRVASELIYWARNAYNPAFYGFTSNLVKVIETECTSLCQTAGVHVADYSCVQEEKSKAKQAIDSKRRFAGGNEEASDNLLLSDES; this is encoded by the coding sequence ATGTCCACCCCCGGCATTGGTGGGGATTTCCAGTTGTTCTCACCTCTCGAGTCTACGAGGAGAATATCTCAAGGAAACTCCTTGTCAGTTGACCAATCAAGTACGGACGTTGCCAGTCAGGACTGGACACAGTGGATGCGATGGGATGACGAGCAAGCATTTCCAGAAACTGCAAATGCTTCGCCTAGCTCCCCATTTGACCTTGCATTTATATCGCCAAGTGCCTCTTCTGGACGGGAGGCATCTGATGCGATGCACAAAGACTTCTCACCTGATATATCTCTAGATTTCAAAAGCCCTTCGCTTGGATTTTTCCCGGGCGGAGATCTGAATACCAATGTATCCCCTCAGCCAGATCATGTTGGTGCGGGGTCACTGTCAGTCCACTCTAACTCTCCCCTCTCGTCGATTGGTGCGAGCCGCAAACGCAAGACTGGaagcgatgacgatggatCTACGATGACAAGCATGTTCAAAGCTAAACAGGCGCCATCCAAGAAACGAGCGCATAATGTCATCGAGAAGAGATACAGAGCCAATCTGAACGAGAAAATTGCTGAGCTAAGAGACAGTGTGCCTAGTCTACGGGCCTCCTACAAGCAGGCAAACGGCAActccggtgatgatgacgatgatggtgtcACCTCAGCCAGCAAACTCAACAAAGCGTCCATCCTCTCGAAAGCGACAGAGTACATACGCCATCTCGAGATTCGTAACAAGAgattggaggaagagaatacCGCGCTGAAGATCCGATTACGTCAGTTGGACAAGGCCGCTGATCAGATTGTTACCTCTGCGGCGTCAGTCTCATCACCCAGCGACTGTACCGTATCTACAGAGTCAGGGGCGAGCTCATCCCCGAGTGTGTTCTCGCACGCAGAGGACGTTCCGAGTGATCActctccaacttcttcacACCCTCCCGAAGGATTGATCAAAGTTCCGGATGCTTGGAAACGCATGAGGGCTGCCGGTTCAAATGAGAGCCCCTACTCGCAATCGTACATCCAATATAAGAAGACCGACAGTCACTCGTCTCAATCTGGTGGAGGACGTATGCGGTCGCACCTTCCCAATAAGTACATGCTGGGCGCCCTCGCCGGGCTCATGGTACTTGAAGGCCTAGgcacagaaaagaaaacagaaTCAACGGCAAAAGGGCTGCTGGCGGTACCTTTGAACCTGTTGAATAGAGTTCAGCTGCCGTCAGAGGTTTACTCAAGCGCGGCGTTCCAGTACTTCTGGTCGTCTTGGCACGCGCGCGCAATTTCCCACTTTCTGATGCTTGCAATTCTTGTCGTTGGTAGCGCTTTTATTGTCTTCGTCTATCTGTTCAATTCAGATCCGAGGCGGCAATACTCCGCCTCCAAAGTCGCTCCTGATGTTACACTTTCGTCATGCAACTTCAGACGACAAGCCTGGCTTACCAGCATTCAACGAGTCGGTGTACCACGCCATAGGTTCTTCCACGAGTGGTACGTTGTTACATCTCGATGTTTTGAATACGTTTTGCGGTGTCTACTAGGATGGAAACTGTATTCTTTGGTCACTGGCGtcaccgaagaagatgagaaaggGCGCGTGAAAACTTGGGATATTGCAATCGACGCGCAATTGGCCGGCGGCGATGCAGAAATCAGCAAAAGCCGTCTGGTCCTTACGATATTTGCAGCAGGAACACTTCCTCGAAGcccgatgaggatgatgctgaAAGCTCTTCACTGCCGCATTCTGATGTGGCGGGTCGGTGAGCCTGGTTCGTGGACATTCAACGTATCGAATGATGTTGCCCGCAGTCTGGCCAGGTATCAATGGGATCTCGCGCGCAAGATGAACGCTGCATTACCCAAGGATCATCCGGATTCCTTACCGAGTCATTTGGCCACCTTGTTAAAGATTGATTGTGACGACGTCATGATTGATACCATCATCCAGCGAGCAGCAAATCTGACTTGGAATCGTCCAACGCAAGAAGGAaccgacgatgacgaagcgCTACTAGAtgtcgtcgaggaggaccCCGCAATTCAATCCTCACTGgatgctcttgctgcttGGTGGTCAAGTCACTTGCTTCAAGGGGCTCTTCTCAGGTATTTCGAGGCGAGCTCTGGTGGGCCTGACGCGAAGAAGAGCCGCAATGTCTTCAAATCCAAGATCAAGCTCGCTCTTGATGTAGCGCCCCAGCCATCTGCAGCCCATACGCGTGCGCTGGTCATGATGGCCGTCTTTTTTGAACGGGACCGCGTCGCCAACATCGGAAGCGTTCTTGCCGCACTCCCGAAGGAAAAAGGCAAGAACAAACAAAACCAAGCTTCTAACTTTCTCGACTCTTCTTTACCAATATCCGTGCGGGAAGAGATCTCAACCGCCGTCCGATGCGCCATGATCGCGGCGATCTTCAATGCTCGAGCAACTGGCGATACCTCTCTACCAGCAACGTTCACAGTAGAAAAAGCAATCCATTGGTTTAATCGCCTGCCCCTTGACCCAGTCGAGCTTACTCTCCTCGAATTCGCGGCGGTTtatcatcttctccatatctTGGCGTCAGACATCGACTACCTTGCTTCGTCAGATTCGTCGGCGCCGCCCTCCCCGATGTCCAAGGCATCGGACAtgttgtcatcatcttcagatgatggtgaagacGGTGCTTCACAGCGCAACAATAATATCATCCCTCATCCAATGCCCAACTTGGGCCGTGTTGCTTCCGAGCTTATTTACTGGGCTCGCAATGCTTATAACCCGGCTTTCTACGGCTTCACGTCAAACCTTGTCAAAGTGATTGAAACTGAATGCACGTCATTGTGTCAAACAGCTGGGGTGCATGTGGCCGACTATTCCTGTGTCCAGGAGGAGAAATCTAAAGCCAAGCAGGCCATTGACTCCAAGAGACGGTTCGCTGGCGGCAATGAAGAAGCCTCTGACAATCTACTGCTCTCCGATGAGTCgtag